The Carnobacterium mobile DSM 4848 genome includes a window with the following:
- a CDS encoding ISLre2 family transposase has product MDFSLTEIIEIIKGSNDGIDVERKLQVYFSNKISDMMQVVLESIDDGLAEEYKKQGYRIEKRDFRTIQFLFGKVTFKRRRMKKEAEKALYPLDKEMGFISRETFSPLLLRNIAEIASGTVLRKTAQATALLTPFTISHTKVKAVLDTVGEFQQNYTENHLLDVTKLTEPKEKKNVPFLYIEGDGLMYKEIKKKRGEIHRIQIAEGVEKNGKRTRLIGTHYFSSTDSTEVAWSLVQNYLYLNYDLTNTLVISNSDGGSGYEFDKFNAIVQGCLRHEHVRDTYHVNQKIKQRLNFVPELQSPLKKAIQDHEWEAVEAVLDTADSIIGDEQVAQLEEQIRRLRGYLSRNWEYLTPIYKRGLGEAAHGIGTCESNHRPYSYRVKGQGKYWSKKGLTHVVYVIEGLKNGTLDRAIIEQQPEYKKQVSASYKAALKAAHKKVPHQTHEGVRHGSIPYASRSSSTGNLSAIFSY; this is encoded by the coding sequence GTGGATTTTAGTTTAACAGAAATTATCGAAATAATAAAGGGTTCCAATGATGGAATCGATGTAGAAAGAAAATTACAAGTTTATTTTTCAAATAAAATCAGCGATATGATGCAGGTTGTTTTAGAGAGTATCGATGATGGATTAGCAGAGGAATATAAGAAACAAGGCTATAGAATCGAGAAAAGAGATTTTCGTACGATTCAGTTTCTTTTTGGAAAAGTTACATTCAAGCGAAGAAGAATGAAAAAAGAAGCGGAAAAAGCACTTTATCCATTAGATAAAGAAATGGGCTTTATTTCAAGAGAAACGTTTTCTCCTCTTCTTTTACGGAACATTGCGGAGATTGCCTCCGGCACAGTATTAAGAAAAACGGCACAAGCAACGGCCTTATTAACGCCTTTTACGATCAGCCATACAAAAGTCAAAGCCGTCTTGGATACAGTGGGAGAGTTTCAACAGAATTACACAGAAAATCATCTTTTAGACGTCACTAAACTGACTGAGCCGAAAGAGAAAAAGAACGTTCCTTTTCTGTACATAGAAGGCGATGGGCTGATGTATAAAGAAATCAAAAAGAAACGTGGAGAGATCCATCGGATCCAAATTGCCGAAGGAGTCGAGAAAAACGGCAAACGAACTCGTTTAATAGGAACGCATTACTTCTCTTCCACAGACAGTACTGAAGTGGCTTGGAGTCTCGTGCAAAACTACCTTTATCTCAACTATGACTTAACAAATACGCTTGTCATTTCAAACAGTGATGGAGGTTCTGGATATGAATTCGATAAATTTAATGCGATCGTTCAAGGCTGCTTGCGTCATGAACATGTACGAGATACGTATCATGTGAATCAAAAGATCAAACAACGACTGAACTTCGTTCCTGAGTTACAATCTCCTCTAAAAAAAGCCATCCAAGATCACGAGTGGGAAGCAGTCGAAGCCGTTTTAGATACAGCTGATAGTATCATTGGAGACGAACAAGTAGCTCAACTAGAAGAGCAAATCAGACGATTAAGAGGCTACCTTTCAAGAAACTGGGAGTATTTGACGCCCATTTATAAACGAGGGCTGGGAGAAGCAGCGCACGGTATTGGAACTTGTGAGAGCAACCACCGCCCTTATAGCTATCGTGTAAAAGGCCAAGGAAAGTATTGGTCTAAAAAAGGATTGACCCATGTCGTTTATGTGATTGAGGGTTTAAAAAACGGAACCTTAGATCGAGCCATCATTGAACAGCAGCCGGAGTATAAGAAACAAGTCAGTGCGTCTTATAAAGCTGCCCTTAAGGCAGCCCATAAAAAAGTACCCCATCAAACTCATGAAGGCGTCCGTCATGGATCAATCCCTTATGCAAGTCGTTCCAGCAGCACGGGAAACTTGAGCGCTATTTTTAGCTATTAG
- a CDS encoding type B 50S ribosomal protein L31, producing MKQEIHPKYQQVVFMDTTTGFKFLSGSTKHSSETVEWEDGNTYPLIRVEITSDSHPFYTGRQKFTQADGRVDRFNKKYGLADANAAE from the coding sequence ATGAAACAAGAAATTCATCCAAAATATCAACAAGTTGTCTTCATGGATACTACAACTGGTTTTAAATTCTTGTCTGGTTCTACTAAACATTCAAGTGAAACTGTTGAGTGGGAAGATGGTAACACTTACCCATTAATCCGTGTTGAAATTACATCTGATTCACACCCATTCTATACTGGACGTCAAAAGTTCACACAAGCAGATGGACGTGTCGACCGTTTCAACAAAAAATACGGTTTGGCAGATGCAAACGCAGCCGAATAA
- the htpX gene encoding zinc metalloprotease HtpX — translation MLFQQIEQNKRKTILLMVGFFVLVLIIGGAVGYLNFSSARAGILLAAIVAAGYMGLTISNSTNIVMSLNNGKEITSKEQYPLLWNVVEELALISKVPMPKIYVIEDASPNAFATGNAPDKAAVAVTTGIMERLNREELEGVMAHELSHIRNYDIRLSTIALALTAVIALLANMGTRMLWFGGGGRRKNNKNDTGGLIFMVISLVLIILAPLAATLVQLALSRNREYLADASAVELTRNPQGLISALTKISDSPPMKKADPTSAALYIDNPFKKKKSSSLMDTHPSIEARIERLEEM, via the coding sequence ATGTTATTCCAACAAATTGAGCAGAATAAGCGGAAAACGATTTTATTGATGGTTGGTTTTTTTGTTTTAGTTTTGATAATAGGCGGAGCGGTAGGGTACTTGAATTTCAGTAGTGCCCGGGCGGGGATTCTATTAGCTGCAATTGTGGCGGCGGGATATATGGGCTTGACCATTTCAAACTCTACCAATATTGTAATGAGTTTAAATAACGGAAAAGAAATTACCAGCAAAGAACAGTATCCGCTTTTATGGAATGTGGTAGAAGAATTGGCTTTGATCAGTAAAGTTCCCATGCCTAAAATTTATGTGATTGAAGATGCGAGTCCTAATGCATTTGCTACAGGCAATGCCCCTGATAAAGCAGCTGTTGCAGTGACTACTGGAATTATGGAACGGTTAAATCGAGAAGAGCTGGAAGGCGTGATGGCTCATGAACTGTCGCATATTCGCAATTATGATATCCGGTTGTCGACTATTGCTCTAGCTTTAACAGCCGTGATTGCGTTATTGGCTAATATGGGGACTCGGATGTTGTGGTTTGGCGGCGGTGGACGACGTAAAAATAATAAAAATGATACTGGCGGTTTAATTTTTATGGTGATTTCTTTAGTTCTGATTATTTTGGCTCCGTTGGCAGCAACGCTTGTTCAACTGGCGTTATCGCGAAACCGCGAATATTTGGCAGATGCTTCAGCAGTAGAGCTGACACGTAATCCACAAGGGTTAATTTCAGCATTAACTAAAATATCGGATAGTCCGCCTATGAAAAAAGCAGATCCCACCAGTGCAGCGCTATATATTGATAATCCCTTTAAAAAGAAAAAAAGCAGTTCTTTAATGGATACTCATCCTTCCATAGAAGCGAGAATAGAACGTCTGGAAGAAATGTAA
- a CDS encoding LemA family protein, with the protein MVWLVMIVIIVLLVLVYISLYNNLVKARMWVREAWSQIDVQLKRRNDLIPNLVETVKGYAKHEQETLTKVIQMRNQLTQIPSENREEQMQVSNQLTDSLKTIFALSENYPDLKANQNFTQLQEELTSTENKIAYARQLYNSSVATYNIKLQAFPSNLVAGIHGFKPEAMLETPTEEKAVPKVSF; encoded by the coding sequence ATGGTTTGGCTAGTTATGATCGTTATAATTGTCCTATTAGTACTAGTATACATCAGCTTGTATAATAATTTGGTTAAAGCGAGAATGTGGGTCAGAGAAGCGTGGAGCCAGATCGATGTCCAATTAAAACGTCGGAACGATTTAATTCCTAATTTAGTGGAAACGGTCAAAGGATATGCGAAACACGAACAAGAAACATTGACCAAAGTCATTCAAATGCGCAATCAATTAACTCAAATACCTTCTGAAAATCGAGAAGAACAAATGCAAGTTTCTAATCAGCTAACGGACTCTTTAAAGACCATTTTTGCACTCAGTGAAAATTACCCTGATTTAAAGGCTAATCAGAACTTTACCCAATTACAAGAAGAACTCACTTCTACGGAAAATAAAATTGCTTATGCCCGTCAATTATACAATTCGAGTGTAGCAACGTACAATATTAAATTACAAGCTTTCCCAAGCAATCTCGTAGCTGGTATACATGGATTTAAACCAGAAGCGATGCTAGAAACCCCTACTGAAGAAAAAGCTGTACCAAAAGTTTCTTTCTAA
- the rpoE gene encoding DNA-directed RNA polymerase subunit delta codes for MKLERFDGQNKNELSMIEVAHAILEENGEILDFATLLKEIKEFLGMSTETVNNQLSQFYTDLNIDGSFISLGENRWGLRSWYPIDFIDEEVTQGNEDEAPRRKKRKKVSAFVSSEDEIDYSNDDPEDDYVEDEDEEEEEELLVDSDGVVIEEEDKEDIGKYKQDLSEIGADDEDTEDELPDGVEGELNVVDEYDEPDDDDDDFNLSTH; via the coding sequence GTGAAACTTGAAAGATTTGATGGACAAAATAAAAATGAATTATCAATGATAGAAGTCGCTCATGCCATTTTAGAAGAAAACGGTGAAATTTTAGATTTTGCTACTTTATTAAAAGAAATCAAAGAATTTTTAGGAATGAGTACAGAAACAGTAAATAACCAACTTTCTCAATTTTATACAGATTTAAACATTGATGGAAGTTTTATTTCTCTTGGGGAAAACCGTTGGGGCTTGCGCTCATGGTATCCAATCGATTTTATCGATGAAGAAGTTACTCAAGGAAATGAAGATGAAGCTCCACGCCGCAAAAAACGTAAAAAAGTCAGTGCTTTTGTTTCAAGTGAAGATGAAATTGATTACAGCAATGATGACCCAGAAGATGACTATGTAGAAGACGAAGATGAAGAAGAAGAAGAAGAGCTTCTGGTAGACAGTGACGGCGTAGTCATTGAAGAAGAAGATAAAGAAGACATCGGAAAATACAAACAAGACCTTAGTGAAATTGGCGCCGATGACGAAGATACTGAAGATGAATTGCCAGATGGTGTAGAAGGCGAATTGAATGTAGTCGATGAGTACGATGAACCAGATGACGATGATGACGACTTTAATTTAAGCACGCACTAG
- the rho gene encoding transcription termination factor Rho produces MSEILTIEQLEEKTLKEIYTFAKELKIPYYSQMNKKELALAVIRAQEEKQGFFIAEGVLDIMAQQDFGFLRPINYTPSKEDIYISSSQIKRFGLRNGDKVTGKARPPKPSERYYGLMHVNKVNGKNPEEAKERSHFPALTPLYPDRQMKLETEQAKISNRMIDIVAPVGFGQRGLIVAPPKAGKTTLLKEIANGIAKNHPDAELLVLLIDERPEEVTDIERSVKGEVISSTFDQQPQNHVRVAELVLERAMRLVEDKRDVIILMDSITRLARAYNLVIPPSGRTLSGGIDPAALYRPKRFFGAARNIEEGGSLTILATALVDTGSRMDDIIYEEFKGTGNSELHLSRELAERRIFPAIDVKKSSTRKEELLLDNSRLEEIWKLRHAMTGDALEFTDQFIKFLRKTTDNQHFFEGFSEKNFTQTRNTRNQRK; encoded by the coding sequence ATGAGCGAAATATTAACGATAGAGCAATTAGAAGAGAAAACGTTAAAAGAGATTTATACTTTTGCCAAAGAATTAAAAATTCCTTATTACAGTCAAATGAATAAAAAGGAATTAGCTTTGGCGGTTATTCGTGCACAAGAGGAAAAACAAGGATTCTTTATTGCTGAAGGTGTGTTAGATATTATGGCGCAGCAAGACTTTGGCTTTTTAAGACCGATCAATTACACGCCCAGTAAAGAAGACATTTATATTTCCTCTTCGCAAATCAAACGCTTTGGTTTGCGTAATGGAGACAAAGTTACGGGAAAAGCAAGGCCGCCAAAACCGTCTGAACGTTATTATGGATTAATGCATGTAAACAAGGTGAATGGAAAGAATCCGGAAGAAGCTAAAGAACGTTCGCATTTTCCGGCATTAACCCCTTTATATCCTGATCGTCAGATGAAACTAGAAACAGAACAAGCTAAAATTTCTAATCGTATGATCGATATTGTAGCTCCGGTCGGATTTGGCCAACGTGGTTTAATTGTAGCTCCGCCAAAAGCGGGTAAAACGACTCTTTTAAAAGAAATCGCCAATGGAATCGCGAAAAATCACCCAGATGCAGAGTTGCTTGTGTTGCTGATCGATGAGCGGCCAGAAGAAGTAACAGACATTGAACGAAGCGTAAAAGGCGAAGTGATTTCTTCAACATTTGATCAACAACCGCAAAATCATGTGCGCGTTGCAGAACTGGTACTAGAAAGAGCGATGCGGTTAGTTGAAGACAAGCGAGATGTCATTATCTTGATGGACAGCATTACGCGTTTAGCACGAGCTTATAATCTAGTCATCCCGCCAAGCGGCAGAACGTTGAGCGGAGGGATTGACCCAGCAGCCTTGTATCGGCCAAAACGTTTCTTTGGAGCGGCGCGAAATATCGAAGAAGGCGGCAGCCTGACAATATTAGCTACGGCTTTAGTTGATACAGGTAGTCGGATGGATGACATTATTTATGAAGAATTCAAAGGAACCGGTAACTCTGAGTTGCATTTATCAAGAGAGTTAGCAGAACGACGTATTTTCCCTGCTATCGATGTCAAAAAATCGAGTACCAGAAAAGAAGAATTATTGTTGGATAACAGCCGCTTAGAAGAAATTTGGAAGTTGCGACACGCAATGACAGGTGACGCGTTAGAATTTACGGATCAATTTATCAAGTTTTTACGTAAAACAACCGACAATCAACACTTTTTTGAAGGCTTTTCTGAAAAGAACTTTACACAAACAAGAAACACCCGAAATCAGCGAAAATAA
- the fba gene encoding class II fructose-1,6-bisphosphate aldolase: MSRLVSMTDMLNKALEGKYAVGQFNINNLEWTQAVLEAAEAEKSPVILGVSEGAGKYMGGSKVVAAMVEALMETMNITVPVALHLDHGSSFENCKEAIDAGFSSVMIDNSAYPIDENIAATKKVVEYAHSKGASVEAEVGTVGGTEDGVTGGVQYADAQECLRMVKEANIDALAAALGSVHGDYEGEPVLGFDEMKEISELTHAPLVLHGGSGIPEFQIKKAIENGHSKINVNTELQQVWTAAVREKLATDDKVYDPRKVIAPGKEKIVEKVKETMQRFGSSNKA, translated from the coding sequence ATGAGTCGTTTAGTTAGTATGACAGATATGTTAAATAAAGCATTAGAAGGTAAGTATGCTGTAGGTCAATTCAACATCAACAACCTTGAATGGACACAAGCGGTTTTAGAAGCTGCTGAAGCAGAAAAATCTCCAGTAATTTTGGGTGTTTCTGAAGGTGCTGGAAAATACATGGGCGGTTCAAAAGTTGTTGCTGCAATGGTTGAAGCGTTAATGGAAACAATGAACATTACTGTTCCTGTTGCTCTACATTTAGACCATGGTTCTTCTTTTGAAAACTGTAAAGAAGCAATTGATGCAGGATTTTCTTCTGTAATGATCGATAACTCAGCATACCCAATTGATGAAAATATTGCTGCAACTAAAAAAGTCGTAGAATATGCTCATTCAAAAGGCGCTTCTGTTGAAGCTGAAGTAGGAACAGTTGGCGGAACGGAAGATGGCGTTACTGGAGGAGTTCAATACGCTGATGCTCAAGAATGTCTACGTATGGTTAAAGAAGCAAACATTGATGCACTAGCTGCAGCTTTAGGTTCTGTTCACGGAGACTACGAAGGCGAACCTGTTTTAGGTTTTGACGAAATGAAAGAAATTTCTGAATTAACACATGCTCCACTTGTTTTACATGGTGGATCTGGAATTCCTGAATTCCAAATTAAAAAAGCAATTGAAAATGGTCACTCTAAAATCAATGTGAATACTGAGTTGCAACAAGTTTGGACTGCAGCTGTTCGTGAAAAATTAGCTACTGATGATAAAGTTTACGACCCTCGTAAAGTTATTGCACCAGGTAAAGAAAAAATTGTTGAAAAAGTTAAAGAAACTATGCAACGTTTTGGTTCATCAAACAAAGCATAA
- a CDS encoding CTP synthase, protein MTKYIFVTGGVVSSIGKGIAAASLGRLLKNRGLKVTIQKFDPYINVDPGTMSPYQHGEVFVTDDGAETDLDLGHYERFIDINLNQYSNVTTGKVYSEVIRKERKGEYLGATVQVIPHITNEIKEKIMRAGQTTDSDIVITEVGGTVGDIESLPFLEALRQMKREVGSDNVVYIHTTLIPYLGAAGEMKTKPTQHSVKELRGLGIQPNILVVRTERPISQSMKDKLASFCDVAPEAVIESLDVDTLYSIPLNLQKQGMDQIVCDHLKIDAPPADMTEWIKLEEKVLNLSKKTKIALVGKYVELPDAYLSVVESLNHAGYAEDSEIEIAWINADEVTSENVVAVLKDADGILVPGGFGDRGLEGKIAAIQYARENRVPFFGICLGMQLACVEFARNVAGLEGAHSAETDPETPYNIIDLMVDQKDVVEMGGTLRLGLYPCKLKPGSVAAENYDNMEVVQERHRHRYEFNNEYRSLLEEKGLVFSGVSPDNRLVEIVELSDHPFYVACQFHPEFLSRPNRPQKLFSGFVKASLKNQH, encoded by the coding sequence ATGACGAAGTATATTTTTGTAACAGGTGGAGTGGTCTCTTCAATTGGTAAAGGTATTGCAGCAGCTTCTTTGGGACGATTATTAAAAAACCGCGGATTGAAGGTCACCATTCAAAAATTCGATCCTTATATCAATGTGGATCCAGGAACAATGAGTCCATACCAACATGGGGAAGTATTTGTAACGGATGATGGCGCAGAGACTGACTTAGATTTAGGTCACTACGAACGCTTTATTGATATCAATTTAAATCAATATTCGAATGTAACGACTGGAAAAGTATATTCTGAAGTTATCCGCAAAGAACGGAAAGGTGAATACCTAGGAGCAACGGTTCAAGTCATTCCGCATATTACAAACGAAATCAAAGAAAAAATTATGCGTGCCGGACAAACCACAGATTCAGATATCGTGATTACTGAAGTCGGCGGTACCGTTGGAGATATTGAATCTTTGCCGTTTCTAGAAGCTTTGCGTCAAATGAAAAGAGAAGTAGGATCCGATAATGTAGTCTATATCCATACTACGCTTATCCCTTATTTAGGCGCTGCCGGAGAAATGAAAACAAAACCGACCCAACATAGCGTTAAAGAATTAAGAGGATTAGGAATCCAACCTAATATTTTAGTGGTGCGTACTGAACGCCCAATTTCACAAAGCATGAAAGACAAATTAGCTTCATTTTGTGATGTAGCACCTGAAGCAGTAATTGAATCATTAGATGTTGACACGTTGTATTCCATTCCGTTGAACTTGCAAAAACAAGGAATGGATCAAATCGTTTGTGATCATCTGAAAATCGATGCTCCACCTGCTGATATGACGGAATGGATCAAGTTAGAAGAAAAAGTGTTGAATTTATCTAAAAAAACTAAAATCGCCTTAGTTGGTAAATATGTCGAACTGCCAGATGCTTACTTGTCAGTGGTAGAGTCATTGAATCATGCAGGTTATGCAGAAGATTCAGAAATTGAAATAGCGTGGATCAATGCGGATGAAGTAACGTCAGAAAACGTTGTTGCAGTATTAAAAGATGCAGATGGTATTCTAGTCCCTGGCGGCTTTGGTGACCGTGGATTAGAAGGGAAAATTGCTGCTATTCAATATGCCCGTGAAAATAGGGTTCCTTTCTTTGGAATTTGTTTAGGCATGCAGTTAGCTTGTGTTGAGTTTGCTCGTAATGTAGCAGGACTTGAAGGCGCACATTCTGCCGAAACAGATCCAGAAACACCTTATAACATCATTGATTTGATGGTTGATCAAAAGGATGTAGTCGAAATGGGCGGAACATTACGCCTTGGATTATACCCATGTAAATTAAAACCAGGTTCTGTTGCAGCTGAAAACTATGACAATATGGAAGTCGTGCAAGAACGTCACCGTCATCGTTACGAATTCAACAATGAGTACCGTTCGTTATTAGAAGAAAAAGGGTTAGTATTCTCAGGTGTTTCACCAGATAACCGCTTGGTTGAAATCGTTGAATTGTCAGATCACCCATTTTATGTGGCTTGTCAATTCCATCCAGAATTTCTTTCACGGCCGAATCGCCCACAAAAACTATTCTCAGGTTTTGTGAAAGCTTCATTAAAAAATCAGCACTAA
- a CDS encoding UDP-N-acetylglucosamine 1-carboxyvinyltransferase — protein sequence MNKLVINGGKKLSGKVTITGAKNSAVALIPASILADSPVTLEGVPDIQDVHSLIEILNVMHVKTSFDGSTLVIDPTEMISIPMPNGKIQSLRASYYFMGALLTKYGQGVVGLPGGCFLGPRPIDQHLKGFRALGATVENELGAMYLRTPEEGMTGTRIYLDVVSIGATINVMLAAVKAKGTTIIENAAREPEIIDVATLLNNMGAKVRGAGTDILRIEGVEELHGCRHTVIPDRIEAGTYLALAGAVGSDVVIQNVIVEHLEGLLAKMEEMGVPMEIGEDSIRVKEASKPLKPIAVKTLPYPGFATDLQQPLTPLILKAAGESSILDTIYAKRVKHIPELVRMGARARVEGELILLEGPCELKGVEVEASDLRAGACLVIAGLMAEGTTTVTGVENILRGYDHIVEKLTALGADIKMIKADV from the coding sequence ATGAATAAATTAGTTATTAATGGGGGAAAAAAACTTTCTGGAAAAGTCACGATCACTGGGGCAAAAAATAGTGCAGTCGCTTTGATTCCGGCTTCAATTTTAGCAGATTCTCCCGTAACGTTAGAAGGTGTACCAGATATTCAAGATGTTCATTCGCTAATTGAAATCTTAAATGTGATGCATGTTAAGACTTCTTTTGACGGATCAACATTAGTTATCGATCCAACTGAAATGATCTCTATTCCTATGCCAAATGGAAAAATACAAAGTTTACGAGCTTCTTATTATTTTATGGGAGCTTTGTTAACAAAGTACGGACAAGGAGTTGTTGGATTGCCAGGCGGCTGTTTCTTAGGACCGCGTCCAATCGATCAACATTTGAAAGGGTTCCGTGCACTAGGAGCAACAGTTGAAAATGAACTAGGCGCGATGTATTTGAGAACTCCTGAAGAAGGAATGACCGGTACTCGAATCTATCTAGACGTTGTTTCTATTGGAGCAACAATTAATGTTATGCTGGCAGCAGTCAAAGCTAAAGGGACAACCATTATTGAAAATGCAGCTCGTGAACCTGAAATTATTGATGTAGCTACATTATTAAATAATATGGGAGCCAAAGTTCGCGGTGCCGGTACAGATATCCTTCGCATTGAAGGAGTAGAGGAATTACATGGTTGCCGTCATACTGTTATTCCAGATCGAATTGAAGCTGGAACTTATCTAGCCTTAGCTGGTGCAGTCGGCTCAGATGTTGTAATTCAAAATGTGATCGTTGAGCATTTGGAAGGACTGCTAGCTAAAATGGAAGAGATGGGAGTTCCGATGGAAATTGGAGAGGACAGCATTCGCGTGAAAGAGGCATCTAAGCCATTAAAACCGATAGCAGTCAAAACGCTGCCGTATCCTGGTTTTGCAACAGATTTGCAGCAGCCGCTAACCCCATTGATATTGAAAGCTGCAGGAGAATCTTCTATTTTAGACACTATTTATGCTAAACGAGTGAAACACATCCCAGAATTAGTCAGAATGGGAGCACGTGCTCGAGTAGAAGGCGAATTGATTCTATTAGAAGGACCATGTGAATTAAAAGGTGTAGAAGTAGAAGCGAGTGATTTAAGAGCAGGCGCTTGTCTGGTAATAGCCGGTTTAATGGCTGAAGGGACCACAACAGTTACAGGTGTTGAAAACATCTTACGAGGATATGACCATATTGTTGAGAAACTGACTGCATTAGGTGCCGACATCAAAATGATAAAAGCCGACGTATAG